A DNA window from Falco peregrinus isolate bFalPer1 chromosome 8, bFalPer1.pri, whole genome shotgun sequence contains the following coding sequences:
- the NMUR2 gene encoding neuromedin-U receptor 2, translated as MAWISNSSWFHHLALQEEHFRRYLNSTEDYLAFLCGPRRSHLFLPMALVYTLIFVVGVVGNFLVCLVILKHRNMKTPTNYYLFSLAISDLLVLLFGMPLEVYEMWSNYPFLFGPIGCYLKTALFETVCFASILSVTTVSVERYFAILHPFRAKLESTRKRALRTIVVLWVLSVLFALPNTGTHGIMLQYFPNGTLVPGSATCTVVMPMWIYNCIVQITSFLFYVLPMGVISVLYYLMGLRLKGDKSLEVEETAVNVQRPSRKSVTKMLFVLVMVFAICWAPFHIDRLFFSFVVEWTEPLANIFNLIHVVSGVFFYLSSAANPIIYNLLSQRFRMAFLSVISPCCKHWAPKHPTSKISAQQSVFVVEDHNLMDSAEDTSLPATHRTSVSSSQLCTGL; from the exons ATGGCCTGGATCAGTAATAGCTCCTGGTTTCATCACCTCGCCCTACAGGAAGAACATTTCAGGAGGTACTTAAACAGCACCGAGGATTACTTGGCCTTCTTGTGTGGGCCCAGGCGGAGCCATCTGTTCTTGCCCATGGCTTTGGTGTACACCCTGATCTTCGTTGTCGGGGTGGTAGGTAACTTCTTAGTTTGCCTGGTAATCCTCAAGCACCGGAACATGAAGACCCCCACCAATTACTATCTCTTCAGCCTCGCCATCTCAGACCTGCTCGTGCTGCTTTTTGGGATGCCACTGGAAGTCTACGAGATGTGGAGCAACTACCCCTTCTTGTTTGGGCCCATCGGCTGCTATCTGAAGACGGCACTCTTTGAGACAGTCTGTTTTGCTTCCATCCTCAGCGTGACCACAGTCAGCGTGGAGAGATACTTTGCTATCCTCCATCCTTTCCGTGCCAAGCTGGAGAGCACTCGCAAGCGTGCCCTGAGGACCATCGTGGTGCTCTGGGTCCTCTCGGTCCTCTTCGCCCTCCCCAACACGGGCACCCATGGCATCATGCTGCAGTATTTCCCCAATGGCACACTGGTCCCTGGCTCTGCTACCTGCACTGTGGTCATGCCCATGTGGATCTACAACTGTATTGTCCAGAttacttcttttctcttctatGTGCTGCCTATGGGGGTAATAAGTGTGCTGTACTATCTGATGGGGCTGAGA TTGAAAGGAGACAAATCTTTGGAAGTGGAGGAAACGGCTGTGAATGTTCAGAGACCATCCAGGAAATCAGTCACCAAGATGTTGT TTGTCCTCGTGATGGTTTTTGCTATCTGCTGGGCTCCATTCCATATAGATCGacttttcttcagctttgttgTGGAATGGACTGAGCCTCTGGCTAATATATTCAACTTAATTCATGTGGTGTCAG GTGTCTTCTTCTatctgagctctgctgcaaaCCCCATCATTTACAATCTCTTGTCCCAGCGCTTCAGGATGGCTTTCCTCAGTGTGATTTCTCCTTGCTGCAAGCACTGGGCCCCAAAACATCCCACTAGCAAGATTTCTGCCCAGCAGAGCGTCTTCGTGGTTGAGGACCACAATCTCATGGACTCTGCTGAAGACACAAGTCTCCCTGCCACACACAGGACATCTGTCAGCAGCTCTCAGCTCTGCACTGGGCTGTGA